The region GGTTTGAGTGGACAATTCCATGTCTCCGATTTCATCAAGGAAGATCGTGCCGCCGTCGCAGAGTTCAAATTTTCCTTTCCGCATTTGAGCTGCGCCCGTGAAAGAGCCTTTTTCATGACCAAAGAGTTCGCTTTCAATGAGGTTCTCTGGAATGGCTGCGCAATTGACTGCTATGTAAGCGCCACCTGAGCGCAGACTATGCTGGCAAATCGCCTTCGCTATTAACTCTTTACCGGTTCCACTTTCACCCGTAATGAGGACCGAAACTTCGCTCGCAGCTATTTGGCCGATTTGCTTGAAAACCTCCTGCATGGGTTCTGAGCTACCCACAATTCCTTCTTTGTAGTCATCACTGTTAAGCAACGGTTTGTAATCTTCCGTGCTTTCACGGTCTGCCTTTGCTTTCAGGACATTGCCAATAAGCGACATCACTTTCTCCATATCGAAGGGTTTCATGATGTAGTCGAATGCACCGAATTTCATCGCTTCGATGGCTGTCTGAGTGGTCCCATAAGCAGTCATCATTATTACGTGATAACTGTCATTATCGCTCATCAAATGCTGGAGGGTTTCCAAGCCTGATATGCCGTTCATCCGGTTATCCAGGAAAATGACGTCAGGCTTTTCCTTGGCAGCGACTTTTATCCCTTCTTCTCCGCTTCCAGCTTCGACGACCTTAAATTTATGGTTCTGTAATACCCGGGTTAATGAATATCTTATTTCATCGTCGTCATCGATGATCAGGATTTTGGCAGAGCTATCTTCCATTTTGGCGATATTGGGTTGGTAGTTATTTCATTCAACTACAGCAGGAATTTTGCCATTGCATAAGCTAAACCAAACGTGGGTCAATTCTCATATCTTGCCAACAAATTGCGCAAATAATCATGGACCCCATTTTTGAAGACGACCACCTGCTTGTTATAAACAAGAAACCCGGATTTATCGTTGAAGGGCCTGCCAGGAATGGACTGGAGTCACTCAGCACTATATTGTCCTCCAAGCTGGGAAAACCCGTTCATGCCTGCCATCGATTGGATAAAGACACCACGGGGGTTGTGGTGTTTGCCAAAAATAAAGCAGCTCTATCCGCAATCTCTGAGCAATTTGCCAGGCGCCAGGTTCGTAAAACCTACCTGGTTTGCGTAGACGGTGAATGGGACAAAGGCTGGAATCGTGTCCAAACGAAGATCCTCCGAACCGACGAGCAGCAAATGGCCAATTCAACTGAAGGAAAGGACTCTACAACCACTTTTCGAAGACTTGCCTTTTGGAATAAAAGAAGCCTGCTTGAGGCATTGCCCAAAACCGGCCGCACCCATCAAATACGACTGCATTGCCTGTTTCACGGCTGTCCCGTTTCCGGTGATGGCCTCTACGGTTCCAGAACTGA is a window of Verrucomicrobiota bacterium DNA encoding:
- a CDS encoding sigma-54 dependent transcriptional regulator, which codes for MEDSSAKILIIDDDDEIRYSLTRVLQNHKFKVVEAGSGEEGIKVAAKEKPDVIFLDNRMNGISGLETLQHLMSDNDSYHVIMMTAYGTTQTAIEAMKFGAFDYIMKPFDMEKVMSLIGNVLKAKADRESTEDYKPLLNSDDYKEGIVGSSEPMQEVFKQIGQIAASEVSVLITGESGTGKELIAKAICQHSLRSGGAYIAVNCAAIPENLIESELFGHEKGSFTGAAQMRKGKFELCDGGTIFLDEIGDMELSTQTKVLRVLQEGEIQRVGGSETIKVDVRLVTATNKNLEDLVAKKEFREDLYYRLNVARIRLPNLKERSADIPELIDFMLQRLAKRGRSKVQRISSDVQSLLVQYPWPGNVRELENIVNRASVISQGDTILLKDLPSEIREWAETNNLESKTATNPPFAPSDTETSVGPISSKETQVTSSDISLGEVYLLLYSKLRAEGQESILNKIEKAMIESALDETKGNQVKTSSILGITRATLRKRIEQFREEGS
- a CDS encoding RluA family pseudouridine synthase — translated: MDPIFEDDHLLVINKKPGFIVEGPARNGLESLSTILSSKLGKPVHACHRLDKDTTGVVVFAKNKAALSAISEQFARRQVRKTYLVCVDGEWDKGWNRVQTKILRTDEQQMANSTEGKDSTTTFRRLAFWNKRSLLEALPKTGRTHQIRLHCLFHGCPVSGDGLYGSRTEDQPSMALHASQLRIQHPVSKASLLITAPLPDYWHTHWLKDCPLEIG